The Chiroxiphia lanceolata isolate bChiLan1 chromosome 3, bChiLan1.pri, whole genome shotgun sequence DNA segment TTGAGTTTATTTAGTGTTGTGTGTCACCAGATAGTATTTAGAGAATTAGAAAACTACTGCGGGGCTTGAATGAGCTGTTGCTTTCATTCTTACAGACTGTTCTTTAATGTTCTCTTCTaagaaaccccaaaattaaaagGACACTTTATACTACTATAGTGCTGGTAGTAAGTACTGCAAAGTGCTTTTTATAAAAAGGATTTCAAAATATGTGGTATTGTCCCATTTATGAGATATAATTCTTAGAAGTGTCTAATGAAATTCTACATTTGATGTCACCAGTGATTTCCTAAGATTCTTCCTTTAAGTTGTTTTGACATATAATAAATAACCCTGTAGTTTTTaacttgtgggtttttttgctttgaaataccAGAAGACCtagaaaggggaaaatagtTTGAAAACAGGAAGTATTCTGAGAtataaaaaatgtatgtttaaaTTTCTGTGGCaaagtcaaataaaaaatgaagtagaaTATGACACAACTAGAaaattttcaaagtgttttcattttcgTGTTAGTTGCACTTCCTTAGCTTACTCAACTGAGCAAAGCACACTATACTTAATACCTCACTACCTCCCTAAGATAGGGACTAAGAATATTCTGGGTACAAAGAGAAAACTCCTGTGCCTTTGATGCCAATGAAAGTTTGTCACTGACTTCAAGGCTAGGAATTCACCTACTGTAATTAGAGGTCAACAGGTCATCGGCTGACAGCTGTCCTTCAGTCCTGtgatttttcccttcagtcCTGCCTCCCCACTTTTATTACAGTAGGAATCTACATCTGGAGCAGATAAGGCTTCACAGAGGCAGTTGCAAGAGGGGGGGCAGTGGATAAAGGAGAATTACGTGAAAAGTGCAACTGCTCAGAGCAGTGGAATGAAAATAATTCCCACCACGTATGTGCCAAAGATTAACCTTCCAGTGCTTAAAGTTACTTTCAGGGGAGGAAGAGACAGCATGGCTACCAAACTTGCAACTAGCACATCATTGTAATCAATTAACATTACTGCAGTAATGGTGTGcactggggaaaagaaaggatcACATGGGTTATTTGGACAATTTTCATTTAGAATAAGACTACACAAAGTGAAAAAGACCTGTATTTAGCCCTCAGACCAACCTGGCTGAAGAGATTAATCATTCTCAGTTTTTGCTTGTCTTTGTTTTGAtgtatggaaaaaagaaaagagtaagtCTATCCTGGACATTTTCTTATTGACAAATATCTGTTTGTACAGGCATGATGGCTTTCCCTTCTATATCATTAGAAAATTAAGCTCTTTACTCTCTTTTCTTGTGGGACATAGGTGCACTACTCAATATTTAGCAACTACAACATTtagcaatataaaaataattagtttgTCAAATTCACAGTATCCCCACTTCTGTCAGTGTTGAATGCTTCTGTAAGTTCATTATCTACCACATAACCACTCACACAACCAAGACCAGAAGTGAGCATTAGAGTTGGAGTTTCATCCACAGAGGCATCTTTTGCTTTGTAGGATCTCCTATTTCCAAAGGCAGTTTATTCCATTGGCTAATTGCCTTTACAGTTCAACATTTTCTTCATGCATCTTTTGAATTTGTCTAGCTAACACTCGTAGCTGTTTACTTCTTGTGGCTTTTCTGATAGATTAAGGAGCCCTTAAGTACCGGGTATTTTCTGCCTGTGAAGGTACTTATCCATCATAATCAAATAATCCCGCAGAGATAAACAGATTGACCTCTTTACGGCTGTAGTCCTActgaagaaaaaccccaaacatttctAGCCATCAGCTCCCTTTTGTGTCTTTTCTGTgtagctttttaattttttaaattactttaaaaattgctgacagaaaaaaaaaaaaccaaaaaaacccaaaaccaccaaaacccaacaacaaaacaaaaacaaacaaaaaaccaataaaacccaaaaccaataaaaaccTTAAGCACCAAAGCCTTAAGAGCTTTTTTTGTGTCTCAATATTGCAAGAGAAGCTCATAAATATGAGCTAGTATGAGCTAATGTTCATCTGAAGCCCTTCTCAGAGTCTCTGCCTCCTTGAATAAGGGCTCCACTTACCAGTATAGAACAAACTAAATCAAAATGGAAATTGCACTTTAAAGCTGGcttatgttttacatttttcactgcaatcTCACCTGgcaacttcatttttatttaaaaatgaagacttaaaaatattttataccctaaattttctctaaaaaaaatttattaattttgaataatGTGTCAAGAACATCACCCAACTTTATCCTCAAAATCTGTGGCAATCAGGGCACTCAATAACCAGTCTTGAAAAAAAACTTGAACAAAggtaaattaataaaaagagcGGGCGTCTTTCAAGCATTGCAAAGTGGAAATTATTTGTGAAACTTCACAGTATCTTATAtatttctttgttggttttattcCTTTAGTCTTAGTTGTTCTCCAAATAGTTCTTCTTGCTTTTACTATGAATatgcaattctttttttcccctacttcAGTCCCTAAAACCAACCTACATATACATGATTCCTTTCACCTTTCTTCAGAACTGCATCCtattctctctatttttttctaaaattcatTCCTATTGTAAATATGGTGTCACTATTCAAAGAGGTAAATATTGGCTTATTTTGCATCGACATAATATTTCACTACATGCAGTCTACAGTCTCTGCTTGCCATTTTGATACAGTCCTCGTTATTTTACTACTTCATTTAGGCACAGCCACTTCTCATAGATTTAATTCTGAATGAATACCTGTATTTGGTACATTTCATTATCTTAGTCttcacttttccattttaaatttacttttgaTCAACATAGAGAAGAACTCCTGTAAAACATCAAAACTTTCAAACTCTCTTGCTGTTAACTCAATTCCATTGATCTCAAGGAAAATTCAGCATGGCATCTTCCAGAGCACACTAAAATGTATGGGCTTAGGGCCCATATTTACACATCCAAGAGTATTAACTTAATAATGGAATCACTGTAATAATTATGTTCCTTTTAGATCATTATTGTTTAGTGGTTGATAGTTTGGAGATCTATGGAGGTGTCTTACCAGATGAGTTGGGTAAACACACATTGCTGGTTTCAAATATTTGACAGCCAAATTGGAGAAAGGGCAAGAAGTCTTAACTCATTACATGAGTTGTACCTGGGCTAAGAATTTATAAAATAGTCTACTTCTAAAACAAAACCTGGAATGCTTTaatataaaaaagcaaaatataggCACCCATCCTTCCATTGTAAATCATCATGTAGCACAATATTGAAGATGGACAATATGAAATTGGTAGCAATTCTATCTACAGACACTGTCTTTCTCATGACCTCTTtctatctgtatttttttagaGGAAAGTAGATCAGAAGATGCTGGATTGAGGGGAtaggcagagaagaaaacaaccaTATAGAAAGAGTGTAATAACTGTCAAGAAACATCCTCATTTTCTGAAGACATGTAAATTCAATATATAATGGGTATACAGCAATATATgataaaaaaaagccataaattGTAACCACAGTAGGAGCAGAAATGTACCAAAGAGGTTTTAGTACTTTTCTGTAATTGGCTACAGCAAAAATTCTGcctaaatatttcattttacaatTCTTTTTTCACATTATGAATGATAGAAATCTAGAATTGTTTTCTGACAATACCTGATGTAAACATGGCATTTAGGTTTTCCTGTCTTATGTCCTTTTGCAGGTTGTTCTGGTGAACCTATTGATATGCATAGTAGTTTTCTACACTGTGTACTATGTGGTCCTATCTGTGTGCTTCGCAGTATTCAAGtaagatttccttttctttagtCTAATATGCTGGCATACAGCAATTGGATATCATGGGTAGAGATATGCCTGTTTAAAGGAAGCATCCCATCTGGAGGCATCCAATCCCAGTTATTCTGTgaacatatttttcaaattcagtttgAACCTTCTTTCAAATGCACAGATTTGCAAATAGAGACTCAAAACTAATATCAAATGTTGGTTCTAATATACTTGCTTGCACTTGCACCATGTAAATTATTGAACGTAAGAGAAAAGATGAcgtaaaacaaggaaaagaaaggttttatagtcaataaaaaagacaaattatacTCCCTTTGGAAGTTATTGGTTAGCATGTATAGTGCCAAAAGTCATAAATAAAAGTGGGCAAGGGCAAAACCACAACTTAGAATGGGACTCGGAGAGTATTCAATTTGAAATCCTATTTAAAAACACCCATAATATGTTATATAGTCACTAAGACTTTACTAAACTCTCTGGTTAAATTTATTCATTCTGTTTCCACAGGATTAAAATGTTGGATGGTTTGGCACCTTTTGATTTTAAGACAAATCCCTCATGGATTAACCCATACTATTTAGGTAATGGaagtttgtttctctttttttttccctcagtcaAGAATATGTATTATATCTGGATGTAAACTTGTCTTCCAATGGActgtattttaaagctgtttaaaTACCACCaatgatttctgtattttaactaCACTGCAATTATATGTTTATGCACTTGTCATTTCTGTACTGCTACTTAACATTCAAGTGATTTTTAGGCTTTTTGTTGAGTTCTTCTTCTGATCTCACATCATCTGAAGGAAACATTCTACTTTGCCAGGATGcttcattttcactgcagaacAATTACCTATATTCTCCATCAAGTTCCTCCACAAAATcgtttaatttaattttcttactaCAGCGTATTCCTCATGAATCATTGGATCCAGATCTGAGGAGTAGGTCACGTTCAACATTGAAGTTTTGCTTTGGTAATGCTTGAATACAGTGGGCATTAAAATATAAGGTTTTGATTATAGCTCAATCCCTAAACATCTTTATATATTCTAACACAAATTTCTGCAATTTTTCTGAAGCTCTCAAACtatattctttttcctaaaCTGTCATTCCTAAAAAATTATGCACATACATAAAATTTTACCagatttttaatctattttacaAAGGCAAACCTCATAACCCATCAGTAAACTAAGAAAAGCTCAAAAGTGAATTGGTTAGTTCATCAGGTTAAAAGACTAATAAAAATGCATGGATGTTTGTACAGTGTCAATACTTTGTCTGATTTCAGacaaagaaagaacatttcCGTTAtagcagtggaaaagaaaattaaagcatattccattagaattaattttcaaggCCCCAATGTAATTACTGTATCtcaatatgatttttttccctaaaaatttTATCAGTTAGTTTGCTGCAACATGTGTATATGCCAAAGACAGCAGCTATGTCATGCAAACAGTTAGTATTCAACCCTTCTTTCTGTCCACCCAATGAAATAACATGGAAACGCAAAACTCAACAGCATCTGATTAATGTCTAAGAAAATAGAGTCAGAATTAAGATCTCTGAATGATGTTGCAAATTGAGAATTAGTTTACTCAGAGTTTCTCTCATGCTtgttaaaaacagaattatGTCTTAACCTCAGAATAAAGATGGAAGTCAGCTCAGAAGTAAAGTATCCTTTCTGACCCAGTTTTGTGAAAAGTTCCTAGAGCATTTGTCTACACCAAgcataatttaaagaaatactatCTCATGAAATATAATATAGTAAACaaaaatactataatacattgtcaaacatttttaaagtgttatttcCCACTTTCCACGCGGAGTTTTTCCAgttaaatttttcttatttttttaaactactggGTGAGAAATCCATAATACAATAGGAAGTAATAGATactataaataaaagaataaaatagaaaggcACAAAATTCTGCCAAATTAAATTTCActgtataaattaaatatactgaaaaaaataaatatggtttCTCTACTGTCAGCTACAGTAATCATAGGTATTATGTTACTGCAAtggtaagaaaaacaaataaataactaaaataaaaatgttgcttttataTGCCTGTGTgattaaaatgaagaacaaattgCATTTAGATGGACAACTTTATGAATTACAAACTCACAATTATGTCCTATTGTATGGGAAATCAGGACTAGAGCTAGAAGAGACATTCAACCCACTACTGTCCCAGATTGCCACACAGCATAAAATCAAACTTTGCCATAAAAGTGATAATGTTTGATCCTGTTACCCATAATAGCAAGTAAACAAGCTGACAGCTAAGCACCACTCCTTTGATGTGTTGAAGAATACAGGTCACCAAATGCCATGTGAAGTTCCTCCGTGCTTTCCTGCCCACAGAACAGGTCTGGCTTGCCTGTGCCATGACTTCTACAGAGCTGCACCCCATGTCAGAGGAGGTGGTCACCACAGACTGGTGGCATGGCATGGTTCAACACACTCCAGAGAAAGCATCAGGGGACAGAAACGCACCATTTTATCACctggaaaaggaattttcttgGTCAGATAACTTTAATAGTCCATTTTGGCAGCATAATTTTGTTATTATCACTGTGCTGGTAATCCCCATTCACAGTTTAACACAACACAGAGATAGCTGCTGAATGTCAGGCACAGTGACAGCATGATAGCTGTGGCAGCCCTGGTATCAGCACCAAGAAAAACCAGGCTCCTGGTTGTATGGATGGACTGCCTCTGCTCACCTTCCAGGCTCTCTGCAATATCTCCCCTTGCTGGTCTCTCTAAACTGTTGTGagatacatgtatatatatattctggtacatataatatataaatatatgatgAAATGAAGGGACAAAGCTATGAAGTTTCTTACCAAACATAACCCCTTAAgcacaaaatttttctttagatGAGAAAAATTTTACCTATGTCAGTATCAACCAAATCTATTTGGTACCATATACAAAGAGTGTATATGTCCCTGAGGAAAATTTCCATGAAATTTCTCCTCTAGGCTACATAAATTGTGTGTAATCCTGTCAATAGACATAATCCTGCTAATCCTCATGTTCTTACATGAAATAGATGACATTTTAAAGTCTATAGGCAAATCAGGATACAACCCATGCAGATGTCTGTGGCAAAATCAGAAATTATCTTTGTAATGGAAACATAAGCataatatttcacagaatcatagaatcatcaagcTTGGGAAAGATCtttaggatcatcaagtccaaccatcaacccagcaccaccaccatgttcaccattaaaccataacctcaagtgccatatccatatgcttttttaaacactttcagggatgatgactccaccacttccctgggcagttccaatgctttacaaccctttccgtgaaaaaaaaattaaaatcctaatatctaatctaaacctctcctgatgCAATTTAAAGCAATTTCCTCTCTGGCAGAAGAGACCGATCCCCACCCagctacaatctcctttcaggtacttgtagagagcaataagatcCCCCCTTAGCCtacttttctccaggctaaacaaccctaggtccctcagctgctcctcataggacttatgttccagacccttcaccagctttgttcCCCTTCTCTGGGCACGCTCCAGCAccttaatgtctttcttgtagtgagaggTCCAAAACTGAACTCAGTGATCATGTAAGAAAATTTGCATAACTATCTCAGGTATTTTAACATTGTATTGCTATCATTTTATATTGCATTGCTATCATTTATATGAGAGGAAGCCTTTCAAAACTGTGTTTGGTGAAAATATCCTATTTTCCTTTACAGTTCTTGTGATATCATTGGAAATAACTTTCTTCATTTGTGGTCTGCTGTTTGCTCTGGTTGTGGAAGAATGGGTTTGGGATTATGCTGTAACAGTTACTATTATTCATATCATCATAACTTCAGTTGGTAAGTAGGTTTACTGCTAAATATTTGCATAGTATCACAACAAATCAACTATGATTCATCTACTGTATTACTGGACTAACTTAATATTCTTTAAAGCTAAACAAATATATATCTCTATTTTCCATCCATTTGACTCATGCCTGTATATCGATCCTCCCATTTAAAACTCTGTTCTGGATTGTTGCAGAATTTTAAACCactattttgttattaaaaaaatcacaggttCAGTTCACAGTCTAACACTTCATATGAAACAGATCCAGCCTAGATACAACTTCAGCATGTAGGACGTGGGGGTTATTTCAGATCAAAAAATTAATAGTTGTTCATGTCCTGACACTTTAAGATCTACTTGTTTAACACTTTAACTCTAGTTCAGAGTAAAAAGGAGTTTGGCTTCAGCAAAGTCAATGCAAAGGTTTTAAGTTAAATCTTTGAACTAAATCTCTTtgaggaaaatgaagcattttatcattaaaacattttccccCCGAAACTCTTTCcctcaaaggaaagaaaaggaaaagaactagCTGCTGTAAATGAGACTCATCATCACTTTTTGCCAGCACCTGGTAACCTGCTTCCTCTTCTCAAAATGTTTAGCAGAATGCTTCTACGGCTAATTAGGAAATATAATTTAACTCTATCTTTGCCAGACCCCATTGGGGATTCTTTTCTCTTGTAACAATGAGCTTAGTATGTTTATtctagaatttaaaaaaaggaaaaacaccacTGACAAATTAGGACTACTTTCCTACTACATAGTAATCaatcttcccttttctgttgctttgtcCATTTGTCTTCTAGCATTTTAGACAGATGGAGATTCCCCAGTTCCTATGACAAATTAAGCCAGAGATCAACAGAGACTTCATCTTAAAAAATCTACTGAATTTGATTTTCTGGAATTTAAACTACTGTTATTCTTCATTAAtaacttctgtatttaaatCAAGGAATTTACAAAAACTACAAAAGAATCTGCTTTGTACATAATTTATACAGGAAGAGAGCATCTGTCATTAAAATAGATGATGTATTTTGATGTCCAAACAGCCCCAgatttgttatttcttctttcagacGGCCAACCAAACCTCTGCTGGCTGACCCTGAACAGTGTGCCTCGTAGTCCACTTTATTACCTCTACAGTTCTGtcacttttttggggggaagcAATATTGAGACATATAATAGCCCTGCAGCTGATCACGGAGGGGAGATGTGGGTCAGCTTGCATGTGGCAGGGGCCAGTGCCTGGCCCAGGAGGGAGCATGCCATGCTATAGTGTCAGCCTGTGGTGTGCAGCCCCAGCTGTCTGTCACACATGGCATCAGCCATTACACACAAAATGTCAGGCTACTTAATTTATTTGGATTGTAGCAGTATGTAGGCACTCTAGCAGGGAAGTGGTGTCTCTGTAGTGCTAAACTGTGTACAGGTAAGtaataaaaaaggcatttcttcTGCAGGGTGTCTAAGAGGTCGGTTTAGTACACTTATTAGGTTTAGACTTCCATTCCAGTGGGATCCTTCACATGGCTAAGCTTAATGGTATGGTTGGGTATCTGAATAATCAGGACCTAAAGCATTTGCCATTTCAatacatgtaaaatatataatctATGAAACATAACTAAGCAGACCTTTGATAACATAGTACACTGTTTACATATCCCAATccttacagttttaaaatttacatttcttcttttcttcttcttgcagTTATGTCTGAATTCCCCCTGATGTTACACTGGTGGCTGGCGTTAGGTATAATGACATTCTTTAAAGTTTAAGTTATTAGAATCTGTGTACTATTTATAGTATGAATTGTTTCTATTAACTGTCTGTTGCCTCACTAATCTGAGAATTTTCAACATTTAAAGAGGAAATACAGGCTTTTCATTTATACTTCTTTTAATGACACAGGTAAGTAATGCTGGACTAGCATTtgcctcatcttaaaaaaaatctctattaaAACCAGGATGAGCTCAGCTTATGTTAATCTTGCAACAAACAGCAGACACATAACTTAAAATAAGTCACGATTAAGTCCTGACTAATCAAACTATCTCAATGCAGGTGTCAAAAAGACAGTTGTCCAAACTAGTCTTCCTTGATACCCTTTACAATCAatggaaaaaaccacacacTTCCAGAGGCAAGTTTTATAAAAACTATGTACAGGCACTTAAGATAGATGAGACAAATTCCAGTCATCATGTTTCTTCAAAGTGAATGGCAAAAGTACATTTCtgaatgtttaattttctgtaaaattaaaagcataGATTTATACTTGAAAAACAGATTATCTTGAAAAATAGTTTAGAGAAAAGGACTGGcttctgttcttctttcttaTATGATGGATAACAAAGATCAACAGCTGCAGTAAATTCCTAAATGATGGGGAGAGGCAAATAAATTCCCTGTCCTGCAACAAGTTTTgtatcagcagctgctgggtcTTGTATCTTTGTGGGTACGTAAATCcttgaacaaaatatttaagtagatgggccatttttttaaaaaattgaagacAAAAAGAATGCCAGTTTAAAGTTTTATCATAAAGCCTGTATTCCactataaaaattaatacaaaacaGCCATATCTTTTCTTTCAGGATCTGGAGTAATTTCAATGATTTGTGGAGGACAGATTTTGGCATACTGCTTGTTCAAAGACAACTTCATTTACCCCATTCTAGatgatttttgaaaaggaaaattagaaCTTGCTTTTATATCTGTATGATTTTTATGGTTTCATTAAcagtgtaattaaaattaagataGCAACTGTCTAATGTTTATCTTACCAGACCTCTTGTCTTATGTTTTTTTGCAATGTCAATGTCATCACTTTCAGCTTTTGTATGTACAGTTTCCATTAATCAAATAGTTAGATACACTgtctctgttttaaaaacaaagaagccATAAGGAGGATAAGAGCAATGATGCAACATTCCTATAAAATCctacaaggaaaaggaaaacatatgtTTGAATGTAATGTTTGGGTGCCTGTTATCTGTTGTGTTTTATGAAATGCTGAGTCTAATTTAGGCTGCAGTCTGACCACTCACAAGCACTGCTAAACTTCAAAGTCACCCTATCTGGCATAAATCACTGTAGGTTTAAAGCAGTCTTTACTGGCAAACTCCTGGCAAAGAAGAATCAGTGCACAGGATATACCTCTGCATGTCATTCCATCTTGAAGTTAAAGCTCTCACTTAAAAGCTGCCCAATACAATAGAAGGGAGAAGTACAATCTCTAATGTTTGGTTTGACCCTCTTCCTTCCACGGATGCTACAGA contains these protein-coding regions:
- the TMEM244 gene encoding transmembrane protein 244, with the translated sequence MLDGLAPFDFKTNPSWINPYYLVLVISLEITFFICGLLFALVVEEWVWDYAVTVTIIHIIITSVVMSEFPLMLHWWLALGSGVISMICGGQILAYCLFKDNFIYPILDDF